From the genome of Nicotiana tabacum cultivar K326 chromosome 17, ASM71507v2, whole genome shotgun sequence:
ATCTATCTGTATGAATAGGAAGGAAGTTTTTACCGTAGTACGTTTGGCGATGAAATTTAATATGGAAGCATAGACAAGACTTGCTTTTTAAGCGATGGAGACAAAATTGTATTAAGTAAATTCCTTACAAACTTTGGAGTAAGTCGTAAATTCAACAGATATTGATCCAAATTAAAGATTAATTAAGTCTGATACATGGATCGAATTGAGAGCAAAGTTTCATTTGGATCGAATTGAGAGCACAGTTTCATTTGGATCGAACCATTTTGTTGGGCTTCACAAGTGAGTTTAGTAAGGGGCGGCCCAACCTCATCGGAGGCCTAAAGCAAAATCTTAATAAGaggctttaatatatatatatatatatataaaatttaatgaacatcgtttttaaaaaaattagacaagtgaggatgtggaattaaaaaaaatgagaacttaGTTTTATAAAATACAGAAAATTAAAATGAATTTAACGTTGAGTACATCACAACTGAAATGGGAGAACCCAGAAAACACAAGTGACTCCTTtttttagtaagtccctttctatatttttaccattaatgagatgatttctagcccaaaaacttctatgatttatttaagattacaagtttcaaaagccttcctttatttcataaaatacatgtccagtcaaacactttcatataaattgggacggagagagtataatttatgtaagaaaaataaataataagttagattattagatatagttacgtgaccaactaatgaatagagaaatataattaagtaaaaaagtaaaataagattgacagaaaactattttagttatattaattagaggaagaaatcgagttattaaaaattaatatgacaataaaaaaataaatttatcaataataaaagataattatataaataatatactactatatataaaaaaaatacaagtaATTTTGGGGCCCTTAAATATTTGGGACCTAAAGCAAGTGTTGGGCCGACCCTGAGTTTACTTCTTTAGACTGAAGTTTAGTGGGATGTCAATTTACTATAAGATCCAAACTCTAGGCATATATAGGTTATGCGATGTGATGTAGTCTTccaagtcaaattaaaaaaagaatACAAGTCAAGCGCACATGTCATGTTGCCATGTCAAGTAAAATTAGAAGACTAATAAAATTACAATGGGTATGAAGTTACGTGGCATGTCAAAGTAAAGACTAATGAAAGACTTCAAAACGTTCAAGTGTCATATTTTTTTCTCAATAAGATATAGCTTTTCATAAGTTTAATTTGATCGGTTTCATGACTCGATGGACCAACCGAATCCAGTAGCAGTTTCTTTCTACGTTTGAAGCTATAAACAGAGGTTCACTATGAAGACATAAGCACGCCATAAAAAGCAAATTCAAGATGAACTTGTCAAATTCTAATTAAAATAAAGTTCAAATTCAACAGAAGGAACATTCCCACTGTTAACAGATGTTATATGTGCCAGCTAAAGATAGAGACTAACAGACACCTTCTCATTGCACAGTAGTTAGTGATATTTTGGAACATGTTCATCACTGTTTTCGGTTTAAGATGGGTCATGCCTAACAGCATCAAGGATGCCTACATCAGTTGGATCTCTTGGAAAGTTGATAAATCCATCAGACAAGTCCGGAAAATCCTACATCAGTTGGATCTCTTGGAAAGTTGATAAATCCATCAGACAAGTCCGGAAAATGATTCATGCTTGTATTTTTTGGTGTGTTTTCAATGAGAGGAATAGAAGTTGTTTTGATGGAATATCAAGTATCAACTCCAACCCACGCCCTTAAGGTTAGTTGTCTTTTCAATTTTATGTAGATGGGATAGTTTGTCTCGTGTATACTCTCATGTCAAACTTTCCGCTAGCATAGGTCTCATTGTAATAAAGCGAACAAGCTCGCACTTGTGAATTTTGCTATTGATACAACATAATACCACTTAtttcatccaaaaaaaaaaaatcaattcagCAAACTCAAGAACAAACTATAAAGCACCAAGTCAACATTTGTGATGTCCCAAGAaggtaactcttttttttttctttttttttttttgtaataaaaaaCTAATCATTGGTGCTATATTTTCGAACAAGAAATTTGCGTTACAAGTTACAAGAAGCCGCAGCTAAACGATTTAGCAAAGCAAAACAAATTCAACTTAACCTGACAAGTGCAGGAGACACATGTTTAAGGAAGCTGTTCCGCCAAAATTGTTCATTAACATCTAAGAGGCTGATCACTTTCAAAATTGTCCAATTGGTACTATGATGAGTGGTGATTCTATTTCTCGCTAAATCATAGCAAGTTGAAGGTTTATTTCACAATTTAGCATCTGCACATCCTCTTTCATTCTATGAACTGATTTTCAACAGCAGGCCTTCCACTAAAGATTCTATGTCTTGCTTCAATGGCCTGTAACATCCAAATGCACATATGTTTAAGTTCCACAAGGTAGCTTTTACAGTCTGAAGAATGCTATCAACCTCCTAGTCCTAAGTTTATTTGATTCAAATAGTATAGTAATTCATTCTCTCTCATGATTTGAAGAGTGACATAAAAGCAGTAactaataagaaattgaatgctGGTCTAACTCAACCCTAAAAGATGAATTACGGAAAATCATACCAGAAGACATTTGCATTTTCTATCAACCTATGTGGGACACGTAACAATATCCAAAAGAAAGTGCCACACCAATTACAAAACAAGGTAAGAGCggtgttttaaaaggcatttctAGGACTCGCCCGGGGCTCGTCCCTGGCGGGCACTTGCAAAACGCCCTAGGGCTCATGTATGGGGCTTAGTTCTGTGAGGCTTACGCCCCAAGCGCCCGACCGTGCGACCTAAACACGCCTAACGCCCAACGCTCGGGGCTCGCCTAACAATTCTAACGCAAATCACGTATCGAAATTCTTAATTAATATCGTTGAccttcaaaattctttaacaaattaataataaaagttctattcatcgatagaaatatgaagattgagCATAACTCTAATAATGAGACATAGTTTTGCGAATTTATATCTTCACTTGTTATTGTTCGTGTCTTAGTTTATTTGTCCTCCTTGTTATACACATTTATTAATTTGATATCTTAAACTAATTTGTATTTATtcatgaaggagtaatattttaattatcgtactaataagattttaaattatttacttttaggaaggtaaaatgtggagtttgatcatttttttaaagaaattgtaagtttttaattatttgaaagttaaagacgTTATACGTGATTTGTATGCATTAGTTATACTTAAGAATTATGCTAgatttcacatatttatagttttcttcaatttttatgcaattttacctgtttataaatatttattgtcattatattattttataaaatattaaaaattaaatatctatggtTCTTATGCCccgtgcctcggggcttacgcctcgcgAGTCATATGTAAAACGTCCCGCCtatgcccacgccttttaaaacattgggTAAGAGTTGAATAGTTGCGAACCTCTTTTTCCCAATTGGTGAGGCCTGTGATAAGGGAAAGCGAAATAGATTGCACAGTTGCTCCAGCCACCAATCCAATCCAAAGGCCTTTGCCTTTTAGATGCAAAACAAATCCCAGCAATAGAGCCGTTGGAATTCCAACCAAATAATATGCTCCAAGATTCACATAGGCTCCAATATGCTGCCACCCACTTCCTCTGGCAACTCCTGATAAAATTTGCAAGTCACTTCAATAGACAACTTTTTGTTTTCTGTTTGACCAAATTAATTACTCatgttttcaaaataataaagcaGGAATAACTCTTTTAATCTTCAGTTATGGTGTAAAAGTTTAACTGCAATATCCGATTTAATTGAACCGCTGGTGTAAAAAGTCTTTACATTGCCAATGTATACTTTATCCTTTTCAATTTATGTGATACATTTTACTTATTAGTCAATTTAAAAATGAATGATACAATTTTATATTTGGAAACataatattaaattttttattttatccattttaAAGTATTTATAGTCACAAAAATATTAAGGCCCGGCAAAGCCTTTACCCTTTAAGCTTTTAAtgtcatatgttttttttttcttttaaactcCATGCCGAGTCGAACTACGTCACATATATTCAAATGGAGGGAGTATAACTTAAGTCCCAGAAAAGCTTAAGCTCTCTGCATGACATTGCATAAATTTACACTATCAAACCTGACATAACCAGTTAAATTGAATTTTGTATGAGATTTCTTTATACAATTAGTATATAAAACTTAAATCATTTCAATAGATAACCTGATAATACGGCTTGGGTGCCATCCATGATGATTGAGATGCAAAGAACTGGAGTAATTTCTGCTACATAAGTGATTACTTCTTTCTCATAGGTAAATACATAGCCCCATACATGGCGGACCACGAATATAGAAATACTTGCAAGAACAACCTCTGTGACAGAAAGAATTAGCACAGCGCCAAGAGCAACTTTCGCGGCCTGTGGCCTCCCCGCTCCAAGCTCATTTGAAACACGAGTGCTGCAATATTTTTTACTTGAAAATTTGCATATTTATCTCAATACTTCTAACGGAATCAGATAAATGCTTGGTTGATAAGACAGGATCAAACCTTGCAGCGGCACCGAAAGAATAAGGTATATGGTAGTGCACTGAAGTGGTTGTAAAGCTACTCTCCAAGAAGATTAGACCACGAAAAGTGCATCAGTATATGATCATTACAGACATCCGAAGATAAAAAAACGCACAGACAAAGATTAAGGGTGTGTTTAGTATGACATAAGTCATTTTCCAAAAAATGACTTATTTTTGGGACAATATTTTCCGTCTTACCAAACATATCATACCCTAATTAAGTGATAAAAGGAAGCATACCATATGGATAGAACGGAAGTCTCTAGCGCTGGATTTGGCAGCAGACCAGAGAGGAGAATGATTAGTTCAAACGACCACCATTCCAAGCTATAGCAATTGTAACAAAAAAGTTGAAGTAATATATTAGGGATCAAGAGACAGAAACATGGCTAAACTCGATCATGAAggaatatatgtatgtatgttttGCTATTGAGATTAGTTACCAAACCATTACAGCAGATGGGATAGCAAAGCGGAAGAAGTCCCCTATAGTCAGAAAAACATCTCTCGAGAATGAAGCCCGAGTTTCTGCACAAGCTGATGAGTACTTCACATAAAGCATAAGCAAGATCACATTCAGCCAATAGGATAAACCAATTGACATTGCTGCTCCAGCGTTCCCCAAATCCAATTTGAATATAAAAACCCAACATATCGGCACTTGGAAGCATAAAGATACAACAGCACTCAAAAGCATTGGTAGGATTAAACTCTGTGCCTGCAGGTACCGGACAAGTGACTGTAGAATAGCATATGGAAATAGCGTAGGAATGAGCCAAATCGTGTATTTTCCAGCTTCAATTGCGATTTCAGGATCTTGGCCCATCAATATAAGAAGCCTATCCGTGAAGATCCACAGAACAGAAACTGGTATGCATACAAGGAATAGACAAATAATTGCACCATAAGTAAAAGTTCCAAGTTTTCGATATTGTCCTGCGCCATATGCCTGCCCACATAGAGTCTCCAGTGCACTAGCCATGCCAAACTGTTCCACAGATTAAATGTATTGAAAAAAGTGCTAGAATGCAAAAAGAGATACTCAACTAATTAAGGAGACTTACAAGAAGACTGAAGCCGGTAACATTGGAAAGTGAAGTAGCAATAGAAGCACTAGAAAGTTGAAGTTCACCAAGATGACCCAACATTATCATTGGTGAAACGCGCAAAAGGTACTGTGACACCGTCACCACTATCATCGGCATTGCTAT
Proteins encoded in this window:
- the LOC107772641 gene encoding protein DETOXIFICATION 14-like — encoded protein: MPAMEEALLDVNNNNNNNKVVFGEEVKEVSRIAMPMIVVTVSQYLLRVSPMIMLGHLGELQLSSASIATSLSNVTGFSLLFGMASALETLCGQAYGAGQYRKLGTFTYGAIICLFLVCIPVSVLWIFTDRLLILMGQDPEIAIEAGKYTIWLIPTLFPYAILQSLVRYLQAQSLILPMLLSAVVSLCFQVPICWVFIFKLDLGNAGAAMSIGLSYWLNVILLMLYVKYSSACAETRASFSRDVFLTIGDFFRFAIPSAVMVCLEWWSFELIILLSGLLPNPALETSVLSICFTTTSVHYHIPYSFGAAASTRVSNELGAGRPQAAKVALGAVLILSVTEVVLASISIFVVRHVWGYVFTYEKEVITYVAEITPVLCISIIMDGTQAVLSGVARGSGWQHIGAYVNLGAYYLVGIPTALLLGFVLHLKGKGLWIGLVAGATVQSISLSLITGLTNWEKEAIEARHRIFSGRPAVENQFIE